The genomic region TGAAAGGTTTCACTGATGAAGACCGAAGCGACCTGACTCATGTCGAAATTGGGATTGAAGGCGAAGGCCGCCGCCGGCGGATTGGAAGAGTTCAGGCCCAGGCCGGGGACATTGGCGGTGTTGATGGTGATGGTGGTGGCCGGCGGGGCCGTGGGGATATTGGCCGGATTGTTCCAGGTCCACGAGCATTGGTTGCCGTTGATATCGGTCAGACCGAAGGAGACCATCACGATGGCCGCCGGCGGATGAACGGTCAGTTTGAGTGTGCAGTTGCGAAGGTCGGGGTCAAGACCGTATTCGAATTTCCAGGCGGAGGCGTAATTGTTCTCGGGCAGACTCGGTTCACCCCAGGCCATGACCAGACAGGCTTCTTCGGGCCAGATTCCCCCGCCGCCTCCGCCCCCGCCGTCATAAACATGCAGTTCCGGCGGCAGAAAGATGCTCGGTGCGGGAAGTTCTCCTTCCACCAGATATTCCTCCCGCTGGAACATATACTCCGTCCATTCGTGAGGCATTGCGGGCTTAATCTTGTTCTGCTCCGGGGCGGTGCCGTACAGCGCTTCCTCCCACTCGGTTTGGGAATCAAGCAGGAAGTAGGGCTCTGCAAAGAGCATCGGCCCCAGCGCGCACAGGATCCCTATCCACAGCCAGTGTTTCATACTTGTACCCTCCATAAAAAAGGAAACGGTATTGTTTACGCCGACTTAGGATGCAAAACGGAATGCATGGAAAGAGGGCGTCCGCATTTTGAGCAATTGGCCACCCAACACGCTGTTTGCTCCTTGATGGTCGTAAAAATCGCCTCCTTGAAATTACCGCTTCGGCAGGTCAATCGGTGTGAATTAGGGCAATTTCAAACTATAACGGAAGTATTTCACGGATACGGGGAATTGTCAAGGAAAAACTTGTGTGTGCAAATTGGGCCGCAATGCCTGATAGAGAATCTGTTTGTTTTTATCAGGGAAAATACGGATAAACGAGCAGGGATTGTTCCTGATTGTCTCAAAGCGGCTCGAATTTTTGTTTTTTCTTGACAAAGACAAACGGGGAAGGGGTAATATTTACAATCAGCGTCAAAAGGCAAGCATCAGGGCCGTCGGTGAAAAAATAAAAAAATTAGGCAGGAGAATCAGGGCAAGACAGACGGATAAGGAGTCCTTCGCGTAAGAGTTATCCCCCACCTTGCAGCCGACAGGGACGGAGTCTATCTACAAAAGAAGTTCGGCTATGCATCCAGGGCCTTTCTGAACAGGTTGTGCCGGTTCGCTGCACTGGATGATCGGAGTTTGTTATGAGAACCTAAAAGCCGACGGGGCTGTTTCGGCGGAAGAGGCCGAGGCCGTGATGGAGTGGGGCTATCAGACGGTCTTTGAGCGGTATCCGGACGATCGGGGGGCGTTGTATGCGGCGATGCGGCTGGGGGAAATAAATCTGGCTCGCGGTCGGCCGGCGACGGCGTGTGTGTATTTCAACTGGCTTCTGGACCGGGCGGAGGATGCCAATGCCGGTATGGTATGGGCAATCGGCCGGCGAGGGCAATCGGGTCAGGAAGATACAAAATGGAATCCAGACAAGATATGTCAACGATGTTGCCCTTCCGCTGGTGGAGGTCTTGATGGAGACGGATGGGGTCGGGAATCCGCAGGCGGTATATACCTACGGAAATGGCTTGATTTCGGTGAATCGCTCGGGCGTCAATGCGTATTATCACTATGACGGCCTGGGGTCGGTGCGGCAGTTGACGGATGCCTTCGGGCAGCGTATGGTATCCTATATGTATGACGGGTTCGGCAATGTGCGGGCGGTTTCAGGGACAGCCGACAATCCCTACGGCTTCACGGGCGAAAGCCAGCTCACCGAGGCGGACAACCTGATTTTCCTCCGCGCCCGCTATTACGATCTCAGAACGGGAAGATTCATTTCAAGGGATCCGTTATTGTTGCCTGAGTTTCCTGTCTTCAAAGGTATTTCTGGCAAAACAATTGTATGGTATAATCGGTTATCTCCAGA from Anaerohalosphaeraceae bacterium harbors:
- a CDS encoding RHS repeat-associated core domain-containing protein: METDGVGNPQAVYTYGNGLISVNRSGVNAYYHYDGLGSVRQLTDAFGQRMVSYMYDGFGNVRAVSGTADNPYGFTGESQLTEADNLIFLRARYYDLRTGRFISRDPLLLPEFPVFKGISGKTIVWYNRLSPDFLNAYIYCINNPIKWVDPSGLIHYTAEELCRLFVFNPCMKAMEGSPAAFKICSEAEATCWTAVVFEHATACEAIQKGKDYFNGPGGVNDDIFLLILLSGSTIYVTFRIYAKIKCGYGSA